A genomic stretch from Hemicordylus capensis ecotype Gifberg chromosome 5, rHemCap1.1.pri, whole genome shotgun sequence includes:
- the NOP56 gene encoding nucleolar protein 56 translates to MVLLHVLFEHAAGYALFALQQVEEVGLLLPQVEESVLNLGKFLTFVKLVAFSPFKSAQTALENINAVSEGILHEDLRLLLETNLPAKKKKVLLGVSDAKIGAAIQEELGYQCQTGGVVAEITRGIRLHFHSLIKGLTAHSASKAQLGLGHSYSRAKVKFNVNRVDNMIIQSISLLDQLDKDINTFSMRVREWYGYHFPELIKVVSDNYSYCRLAKLIGNRKELSEESLAGLEEIVMDSAKAQAILEASRSSMGMDISPIDLINIESFSSRVISLSEYRKGLQEYLRSKMSQVAPSLSALIGEVVGARLISHAGSLTSLAKYPASTVQILGAEKALFRALKTRGNTPKYGLIFHSTFIGRAAAKNKGRISRYLANKCTIASRIDCFSEVPTSVFGDKLREQVEERLAFYETGEPPRKNLDVMKEAVVEATEVTAEIKRKLEKKEKKKRKREKQRQQALAEEMENSVLETTAEENETEPEPKKKKKRKHQEVEEEEATPKKKKKQQQAEVETPQPEGRKKKKKVKMEDGD, encoded by the exons ATG GTCCTCCTTCACGTCCTCTTCGAGCACGCGGCGGGCTACGCGCTCTTCGCTCTCCAGCAGGTCGAGGAGGTCGGGCTGCTCCTGCCGCAG GTGGAGGAGAGTGTCCTGAATCTTGGCAAGTTCCTTACCTTTGTCAAGCTGGTGGCCTTTTCTCCGTTCAAGTCTGCCCAGACTGCGCTGGAGAACATCAATGCTGTCTCAGAAG GAATCCTCCACGAGGATCTTCGACTGCTCCTTGAAACCAACTTGCCAGCTAAGAAGAAGAAAGTTCTCTTGGGGGTCAGTGATGCCAAGATTGGGGCTGCTATCCAGGAAGAGTTGGGCTACCAGTGCCAGACAGgtggagttgttgctgaaatTACCCGAG GTATCCGGTTGCACTTTCACAGTTTGATCAAGGGCTTGACAGCCCATTCGGCCTCCAAGGCCCAGCTGGGACTGGGGCATAGCTATTCCCGGGCCAAAGTGAAGTTCAATGTGAACAGAGTGGATAACATGATCATCCAGTCGATTAGTCTCTTGGATCAGCTAGACAAAGATATCAATACTTTCTCTATGCGAGTCCG AGAGTGGTATGGGTATCACTTCCCAGAACTGATCAAGGTTGTGAGTGACAACTACAGCTACTGCCGCCTGGCCAAGCTAATTGGAAACCGGAAGGAACTGAGTGAGGAGAGCCTGGCAGGATTGGAAGAGATTGTGATGGACAGTGCTAAAGCTCAGGCTATCCTGGAGGCCTCCCGCTCATCCATGG GGATGGACATTTCTCCCATCGACCTCATCAACATCGAGAGCTTCTCGAGCCGTGTCATCTCGCTCTCAGAGTACCGCAAAGGCCTGCAGGAGTATCTCCGCTCCAAGATGAGCCAGGTGGCTCCCAGCCTCTCCGCCCTGATTGGAGAAGTG GTGGGCGCCCGCCTAATCTCACATGCCGGCAGCCTCACGAGCCTGGCCAAGTACCCAGCCTCAACGGTGCAGATCCTGGGTGCAGAGAAGGCCCTCTTCag GGCTTTGAAGACTCGAGGCAACACCCCCAAGTACGGCCTGATCTTTCATTCCACTTTTATTGGACGGGCAGCTGCCAAGAACAAGGGGCGCATCTCGCGCTATCTGGCCAACAAGTGCACGATTGCGTCCCGCATTGACTGCTTCTCAG AGGTCCCAACCAGCGTCTTTGGAGACAAGTTAAGGGAGCAGGTAGAGGAACGCCTGGCCTTCTATGAGACTGGGGAGCCCCCCCGCAAGAACCTGGACGTCATGAAGGAGGCTGTGGTGGAG GCAACTGAGGTGACTGCTGAAATAAAAAGGAAgctggagaagaaagagaagaagaaacgGAAGCGAGAGAAGCAGCGCCAGCAAGCGTTGGCGGAAGAGATGGAGAACTCTGTGCTGGAGACCACAGCAGAG GAAAACGAAACTGAACCTgaacccaagaagaagaagaagagaaagcaccaggaggtggaggaagaagaggccacgcccaagaagaagaagaaacagcagcaagCTGAAGTGGAGACCCCCCAGCcagaggggaggaagaagaagaagaaagtcaaAATGGAGGATGGTGACTAG